The DNA segment TGCTAGTACTACCAAGGTTCTATGTCTCTGATTCACAATCGAGTAGATCTGAACCAAATCTAACCACAAAACACAGCGGACAACGATCAGAAACCCTAAATCTTCAAAGATTACCCCAAGAGCCcttgtggctctgataccatgttacGAAAACAAGGATCTTCACAGAACTATCAAAGAAATTATGAATACCAAACCAAGTTATTATTAACCATCTGAACAGTCTTCTTACAGATTACAAGAACAAAATCTCTCACAGTGTTCCTCACAACAAACTCACTCGATCAGATTATCAACAAGATAATCACTAACTGATTAATAGGAAACACTTAAACTAAACTCAGATTCAAGATGAATCTGAGATACATGTGAAAACCCTAACCAGCTCAAAAAACGAGAGAAGAACAGATGAAAGAAGAGCAATAATATTGAAGTCTAGTTGAGAGATATTTCTCTCACTTACATATATGCGAAGCCAGCCAATCCCATTCGTATCCAAGCCCATTCGTATATTTCTCACTTAATCAGCTCCAAGCCCATTCTCGCATCAGCCCAAACACAACAGCCCAATTGTATATATGCAGATAACTCAGCCCAATTGTATATATGCAGAGAAAAAACAACAAACATAATAGAAACAATAATAACGAAACTGATATGGATATCAACTGAATTTATATGTACTACATACTTATAGCAATATTTATTATGTATGTGTAAGTAATAAAATAcacatttaattttttttataagtcATTGATATAAACGAGATATATAATTAATTTTAATAGTTTTATTGAGTACTTGGAGTAATGAAGTAAGGTATCCCCTCCCTTATTAAGAAGCAACAATTTGCAAAAACGAACAAACTGCTTATGGGTTGGCGAATATGTGGACTAAACCAATACTTTATGTGATTACCTATGATTTCTGAAATCACATCGTAATATACTCTCATCATTTATGATGGAAAGACCATGTAACCTAGCTCAAGTTATATATCCAACATTCTCtttaaagaaaaaagaaaaaaaaaacatgattacTTTGAAATACAAGTTGAAAAAAGAATTAAAAAGAAGCAACCGAAAAAGTTTTGTTCTTTACTTGGTCACCATCAACTTCAACATCAGACATTCTTTGCCTAATCTCCAATCCAATGCACACCATTAATTAATCAAATGACGAAGCTCCCTTCCACTCCATTTCCATTTATCCGAGGCAAACATGGCAGAAGCTATTGAATCGAGATCTTTGGAGTACACACCGACATGGGTTGTCGCAGTGGTCTGTTCCATCATGGTACTCATCTCTCTGCTTGCGGAGCGCGGTCTTCATCATCTTGGCAAGGTACCACTAACCACccaatattatatatatattatatgtgtTACTAAATGTATTCCTTTCTCATGTACTTGATGGACCCTCTTATGAGTAACGTTTGATATATGAGAGCACGTTTAGCCTAAGTAAAAATATATCACAACTAAAAAGTATTTATTGGATTTCTCATCGCCATCTTTATACTTTAGCTAAAAATAAGTTTTATTTatgtctttttattatttttttctatttCTATCCCAAAATTTTATCCATATATCGAAAAATGAGATAAAGTGATAACATTATTTTTCGTAAAAAAAGGGATATATTTAATATGAAAATCCTCTAAAATTAagatgataaatatattaagttaCCCATTCACTAAAATTGAGTTTTGTGTTGAAATGTTTACGTAGATGTTAAAGCGAAAAGGGCAAGATGCTCTATACGAGGCCTTGCAAAAACTACAAGAAGGTTTGTTCACAACAAGATATATAAAAAGTTAACTCTAAGTTTTTTATGTTCAAATTAAACCAAAAAACTACACAATTTGTATTAATCTGTACGTGTTTTTAAATCAGAGTTGATGCTGTTGGGGTTCATATCATTATTACTGACGGTTTCTCAACGTATGATAAGCAAAATATGCATTCCAACACATCTTGCAAATTACATGCTCCCTTGCAAACTGAAGGAAGCGACTCCTTCCACAACCGAACATCTTAACTTCAGCTATGGGCGACATCTTCTGTCGGAAGATCCTGGAGTACAGATTTGTGCACACAAGGGAAAGGTGCCATTGGTCTCGTTAGAAGGACTGCACCAGCTTCACATATTTATCTTCGTTTTGGCAGTTGTGCATGTTATATTCTGTGCTACTACAATGGTCCTTGGGGTTGCCAAAGTAATGTTCTACTTCATCTTCGCTAACATTGTCATTTTGACTTAGCTTTTTACTAAGTATTACTTGACCAACTGTTTAAAATATATAACCCTTTTGACACGAAAGTATAACCTAATGAAAAGACCTCATGCAAACTTACTGTGTAACCATAATTTTTTTCATGGGGTGcgaaatatttttaaagattttagaccTCTTGATTCATATCGGGCCGTATCAGGTCGGTTCGAGTTGGGTcaggtcatgtaaaacaaaaaaaaaatcaaactaaaatttatataatcattaaaAACTTATAACAATTACCACCTGAATTCATAATTTTTAAATTTGAAATCAAGCCCTATTTTTAATTGTTGATTTCTTGTAACTAACCATTTAAATACATTAAACCTtaactaaaacaaaaaaaaaatcagccAACTAAAGTTTCAAATAACGACAAAACaactaaaattttaaatttatataataattttatttctcctaaaaattcaaataaaacaAGAAAACCATAAAATAATCGAACCATTCCCAGAAAAAGTGATGGAGATGTTGTTTTCGTGAGTTTGATGGCCAGAATTTACTATTCTTCGGCGGAATCCGAAGTTGTTGCTGTCTGATAAAGACCTGTTGTGCGTTGTTGTTAGTGTCATAGGTCTGGGATCACAAAATAAAGAGCGGGACGAGAGAATGAGAAAGAAGGGTGGGTTGGGTTATTATATTTTAGGTCAAATTAGATTATTAGAttgggtcgggtttgggttatGGAGTTTAATAGGTTAAAGGTTAAGGGAAACTTAATTGGGTTAAGTGAAAGTTAATTAGTTAAGTGAAAGTTAATTAGTTAAGTGAAAAATTAATTAagttgtatttaaaaaaaaaatcggtGTTTACATTTTATAAattcataaattttttttttaaagtggGCGGACGAAATTTTCAAAGGATGCGGTCGTGATTTTATCAGGAATTTAGCacttatttttttcttttcaagtGATGCGTCCGCCCACCTTAGGCATAAGGTGGGTACCCCGTTTTGTCCTTAAAATGACATTTGCACGGCTTGGTCTCAAAAATCGAGCAACAAGTCACACGTCAACCCTACTAGAAAATTGCACGACCTTCTTGTTTAACTGACGAGAAAGATTTTAACAGCTGGGCCTTAAGttatttacttttttatttatttatttatttatttatttatttatttatttatttatttatttttgcttCGGAAGTGACTATTTGACCATCCACCCAATCACAAGTGTTTGCTCTAAATGGAAATTTTCCTGATTTTCCCTTTAAGTTAATCTTAAATATATCGTGTAGATAAAGGAGTGGAAGCGTTGGGAGGACTCCCTCAAGGTTCCGGAAGGCCAAGCCAGAACTAGTAacattctttctttctttctttttattcCATCTTCTTGTTTCAATGGCATTGTCATCTTTATCAACAATTCTTTTGTTCTAGGTCATTTTCATCTTCctcatcttcctcatcatcaccatcagcatcatcttcatcatacACAATTTTTCACGCAGCAACGGCTTATCGGGCATTACAGGAAGTTGCCAGTGCTGAGATGGATAGTGAGTCTACTACTTCTTAACGGTTTAAATATGAATGTCACTTTAAATTATACATAACCATTTTGAATACCCTATTGTTTTGCAGGTGTCATTTTTCAAGCAATTTTATGGATCAGTGACCAAGGCAGATTATATTGCACTAAGATCAGGTTTCATAAAGGTAAATAATTGTAACTCTTTTGTTACTCTTTTATGACTTCCAAATTATTATTTGTTGTGATTTCATTTTGTGTAGGAACATTGTCCCGGGAACCCAAATTTTGATTTTTACAAGTACATGTTACGAACACTGGAGTATGATTTTAAGAGAATTGTTGGCATTAGGTATTCCTACTCTTTCgaccaaattttgatttttttttcttaattttctaATAAACGTATTTATAATGCATAATTTTAACTAAcagttatgttaaacttgttatATATCGACAGTTGGTATTTGTGGCTCTTTGTTGTGATCTTTTTGCTACTCAACATTAGTGGTAAGTATACTAGTGTAATTCTTAATATCCACTGATCAATTATATTAGTGCGACCcgtatacaaacatttatatacaCATTAGTCTTAAAATGTCATCTTTTGACATCGTATACATTTTACATTTTTCTTAAATAACAACCTTATACGCCCCTATCTACACCTTTGATACTTGAAGCTTAGTGGACCTGATTTTTCAACACTTTTGAGTGACACCTTAATTAAATCTTGAGCAGATGTTGATTTCGTCGGTTAGTAGAGTATTAGTGAGGTTTTATGAGTTTACCGAATATGAGTTGCTGATGGTTTA comes from the Helianthus annuus cultivar XRQ/B chromosome 4, HanXRQr2.0-SUNRISE, whole genome shotgun sequence genome and includes:
- the LOC110937410 gene encoding MLO-like protein 13 isoform X1; its protein translation is MAEAIESRSLEYTPTWVVAVVCSIMVLISLLAERGLHHLGKMLKRKGQDALYEALQKLQEELMLLGFISLLLTVSQRMISKICIPTHLANYMLPCKLKEATPSTTEHLNFSYGRHLLSEDPGVQICAHKGKVPLVSLEGLHQLHIFIFVLAVVHVIFCATTMVLGVAKIKEWKRWEDSLKVPEGQARTSHFHLPHLPHHHHQHHLHHTQFFTQQRLIGHYRKLPVLRWIVSFFKQFYGSVTKADYIALRSGFIKEHCPGNPNFDFYKYMLRTLEYDFKRIVGISWYLWLFVVIFLLLNISGWYTYFWLSFLPLILLLLVGAHLEHIITRLARDVVEKSEEAVKPSDDHFWCNSPKVIIYLIHFILFQNSFEIGFFFWVWTTYGFDSCVMEKVGYIVTKLVLGAIVQVLCSYSTLPLYAIVSQMGSMFKPSVFNQFSLNLIGEWVGDRGRPDSKSSTRSHTDRLQIQPQVNDEITIDEGITTSVLELSNTHHLPEQV
- the LOC110937410 gene encoding MLO-like protein 13 isoform X2 — its product is MAEAIESRSLEYTPTWVVAVVCSIMVLISLLAERGLHHLGKMLKRKGQDALYEALQKLQEELMLLGFISLLLTVSQRMISKICIPTHLANYMLPCKLKEATPSTTEHLNFSYGRHLLSEDPGVQICAHKGKVPLVSLEGLHQLHIFIFVLAVVHVIFCATTMVLGVAKIKEWKRWEDSLKVPEGQARTSHFHLPHLPHHHHQHHLHHTQFFTQQRLIGHYRKLPVLRWIVSFFKQFYGSVTKADYIALRSGFIKEHCPGNPNFDFYKYMLRTLEYDFKRIVGISWYLWLFVVIFLLLNISGWYTYFWLSFLPLILLLLVGAHLEHIITRLARDVVEKSEEAVKPSDDHFWCNSPKVIIYLIHFILFQNSFEIGFFFWVWTTYGFDSCVMEKVGYIVTKLVLG